A stretch of the Borreliella spielmanii genome encodes the following:
- the uvrC gene encoding excinuclease ABC subunit UvrC, which yields MKENLTSLFEKVIKLPTTSGCYKMLNENKKILYIGKAKNLRSRIKSYFLEKKSQKIKILMKNVKSIEVITTNSEYEALLLECNLIKTHKPDYNVKLKDGKGYPMIRITHEKYPRIFKTRKIINDQSEYFGPFTNVKKLDQVLDFINKTFKIRKCKKKSNAPCMYYHMGQCLGVCYKENLEKEYQEELDKAKSILNGNISEILSQIDVKLKLAIQKEDFETAIKLKEIKSSLIEITQIQIVAKTNNLNTDYVYVHPGEHVNTIIVLKYRNGKLVERDANFDESICKKNELVLQFLIQYYTSINMIVPDKIHIFLKDVDTKNAEKLINEIKNTKTEIIYKETEEILKIMEMAISNAELSLREYENKSNKALESLKICLEMDKLPKIIEGFDIAHLKGQETVASMVTFKMGIPFKEHYKLYKLNSLSKGEIDDFKAIKEVILRRYSEIINKNLELPNLILIDGGKGQLNAAFSILKGLKIENNVKVCSLAKKHETIFLTTNKKGINLPQGHPALRILQNVRDEAHRKANEFNKKRREKITLLYTKIHGIGEKTAQKILKSIGTYKDILPLSESEISKKIKVNIEIAKRIKEFAMKENLIKK from the coding sequence TACCAACTACAAGCGGTTGCTATAAAATGCTAAATGAAAATAAAAAAATACTCTATATAGGAAAAGCAAAAAATCTAAGATCAAGAATAAAAAGTTATTTTTTAGAAAAAAAAAGCCAAAAAATCAAAATATTAATGAAAAATGTAAAATCAATAGAAGTTATTACAACAAACAGTGAATACGAAGCATTGCTTTTAGAATGCAATCTAATCAAAACTCACAAACCTGATTACAATGTAAAATTAAAAGATGGGAAAGGTTATCCCATGATAAGAATAACTCATGAAAAATATCCAAGAATTTTCAAAACTAGAAAAATAATTAATGATCAAAGCGAATATTTTGGACCATTTACTAATGTAAAAAAATTAGACCAAGTACTAGACTTTATTAACAAAACATTTAAGATTAGAAAGTGTAAAAAAAAATCCAATGCTCCTTGTATGTATTATCATATGGGGCAGTGCCTTGGAGTGTGCTACAAGGAAAACCTTGAGAAAGAATATCAAGAAGAACTAGATAAGGCAAAATCCATACTAAACGGAAATATATCTGAAATATTAAGCCAAATTGACGTTAAATTAAAACTTGCCATACAAAAAGAAGATTTTGAAACTGCCATTAAATTAAAAGAAATTAAAAGTTCTTTAATAGAGATTACTCAAATCCAAATCGTTGCAAAAACCAATAATTTAAACACAGACTATGTGTATGTTCATCCAGGAGAACATGTAAATACAATAATAGTATTAAAATATAGAAATGGGAAATTAGTTGAAAGAGATGCAAACTTTGACGAGAGTATCTGCAAAAAAAATGAATTGGTTTTACAATTTTTGATTCAATACTACACATCTATTAATATGATAGTACCCGACAAAATTCATATTTTTCTCAAAGATGTCGACACTAAAAATGCTGAAAAACTAATAAATGAGATTAAAAATACAAAAACAGAAATTATTTACAAAGAAACAGAAGAAATTTTAAAAATAATGGAAATGGCCATATCTAATGCTGAATTATCTTTAAGAGAATATGAAAATAAAAGCAACAAAGCACTTGAAAGCTTGAAAATTTGTCTAGAAATGGATAAACTTCCCAAAATAATTGAAGGATTTGACATTGCCCATCTTAAAGGTCAAGAAACAGTAGCTTCTATGGTTACTTTTAAAATGGGAATTCCCTTTAAAGAACACTACAAGCTTTACAAGCTAAACTCACTATCAAAAGGAGAAATTGACGACTTTAAGGCAATAAAAGAAGTAATTTTAAGAAGATATTCAGAAATAATCAATAAAAATTTAGAATTACCAAATTTAATTTTAATTGATGGAGGAAAAGGACAATTAAATGCTGCTTTTTCTATATTAAAAGGTTTAAAAATAGAAAACAACGTAAAAGTCTGTTCGTTGGCAAAAAAACATGAAACAATATTCTTAACAACCAACAAAAAAGGAATAAATCTACCTCAAGGACACCCTGCTCTTAGAATACTACAAAATGTAAGAGATGAGGCGCACAGAAAAGCTAACGAATTTAATAAAAAAAGAAGAGAAAAAATAACCCTATTGTATACAAAAATACATGGAATTGGAGAAAAAACAGCTCAAAAAATATTAAAATCAATTGGAACTTATAAGGACATATTACCTTTAAGTGAAAGTGAAATTTCAAAAAAAATAAAGGTAAACATTGAAATTGCAAAAAGAATAAAAGAATTTGCAATGAAAGAAAACTTAATAAAAAAATAA
- the holA gene encoding DNA polymerase III subunit delta: MQVVYLLLGSEQGLKEAYLKELLIKMNAFKSKVLVTKIFLSELSVVGFAEKLFSKSFFSEKEVLIVYEAELLKVGKDLELICNAILKSNNKTVIFVSNNNTCNIDFKNKLKFIKKVFYEISDDDKFTFVKRNFSNLNIKITDSAINLMLLMLNSDTKILKFYIDSFALFAKNNTINEKDITSWISFVRFENTFSLFNSILRKDMVHSLIKIKSILDQGEDLLNILMSLIWQFKRLLKVQIDYNVCGSLQSALNKNKIFFSLNKIYRAGVKNYSIAEIKIVLKILYKFDLYLRIYSKNIHQNLSYFLIFSILKLNNNFLMHSSTESKFDF, translated from the coding sequence ATGCAAGTGGTTTATTTATTATTAGGCAGTGAGCAAGGTTTAAAAGAGGCTTATTTAAAAGAGCTTTTAATCAAGATGAATGCTTTTAAATCGAAAGTTTTAGTTACTAAAATTTTTTTGTCGGAACTCTCAGTTGTGGGATTTGCTGAAAAACTATTTTCCAAGTCTTTTTTTTCAGAAAAAGAAGTTCTTATTGTTTATGAGGCTGAACTTTTAAAAGTAGGAAAAGATTTAGAACTAATATGTAATGCAATTTTAAAGTCTAACAATAAAACTGTTATTTTTGTTTCTAATAACAATACATGTAACATTGATTTTAAAAATAAACTTAAGTTTATAAAAAAAGTTTTTTATGAAATTTCTGATGATGACAAATTTACATTTGTAAAAAGAAATTTTTCTAATCTTAATATTAAAATTACAGATTCTGCAATAAACTTAATGCTTTTAATGCTAAATTCAGATACTAAAATTTTGAAATTTTATATAGATTCTTTTGCGCTTTTTGCTAAGAACAACACTATTAATGAGAAAGATATAACTTCTTGGATTAGTTTTGTTCGTTTTGAAAACACTTTTTCTTTATTCAATTCTATTTTAAGAAAAGATATGGTTCATTCTTTGATAAAGATCAAGTCTATTTTGGATCAAGGGGAAGATTTGCTTAATATTTTAATGAGTCTTATTTGGCAATTTAAAAGATTATTAAAAGTGCAAATAGATTATAATGTATGTGGAAGCTTGCAGAGTGCATTAAATAAAAATAAAATCTTTTTTTCCTTAAATAAAATTTATAGAGCAGGAGTTAAAAATTATTCAATTGCAGAAATAAAAATTGTTTTGAAAATTTTATATAAGTTTGATTTATATTTGAGGATTTATTCTAAAAATATTCATCAAAATTTGTCGTATTTTTTAATATTTTCAATCTTAAAGCTTAATAATAATTTTTTAATGCATTCTTCTACAGAATCAAAATTTGATTTTTAA
- a CDS encoding lipid galactosyltransferase, producing MKVAIFTDTYIPEKNGVATSIKQIKEGFEKNGYEVYIFCPKSKKSLKEKNVYRCSSIQINKKLDAVIAFPNKKKIFKIIQSYKPDIIHTHSEFSMGKIGKQIALKQNIPIVHTSHTMWDYYLHYLGIFKYFIKPDKMMRRHYNKIKHFIYPSSKAKERYFQLSNNSNYKIIPNGVDRKLFIKTLSKEKKDEIFKKHNIKQTDKIIIFVGRINKEKNINSLVIHLKDLLIQNKNYKLIIIGKGSEEKEIKNFSIKHGLEKQILLIGTIPWEEICYYYKISDIFASLSKSEVYPMTVIEALTAGIPAILINDYIYKDVIKEGINGFLIKKYENLSKYIDKVIKDDKTLKTFKQNAKKYSTKFSSHFFTKKIENYYSEIIAKKNH from the coding sequence ATGAAAGTTGCAATATTTACAGATACCTATATCCCAGAAAAAAATGGAGTGGCAACGTCAATAAAGCAAATTAAAGAGGGATTTGAAAAAAATGGATATGAAGTTTACATATTTTGTCCAAAATCCAAAAAATCTTTAAAAGAAAAGAATGTTTACAGATGCTCATCTATTCAAATAAATAAAAAACTAGATGCTGTAATAGCTTTTCCCAACAAAAAAAAAATATTTAAAATAATACAAAGCTATAAACCAGACATCATTCATACTCACTCCGAATTTTCTATGGGAAAAATTGGAAAACAAATTGCATTAAAACAAAACATACCAATAGTTCACACAAGCCATACAATGTGGGATTACTATTTACATTACTTAGGAATTTTTAAATATTTTATTAAACCCGATAAAATGATGCGAAGACATTATAATAAAATAAAGCATTTTATTTACCCATCAAGCAAAGCAAAAGAGCGGTATTTTCAACTTTCAAATAATTCTAACTATAAAATAATTCCAAATGGAGTTGATAGAAAGCTTTTTATAAAAACTCTAAGCAAAGAAAAAAAAGATGAAATTTTTAAAAAACACAACATAAAGCAAACAGACAAAATAATCATATTTGTAGGGAGAATAAATAAAGAAAAAAACATAAATTCATTAGTAATACATTTAAAAGACCTTTTAATACAAAATAAAAATTATAAACTTATCATTATTGGTAAAGGAAGTGAAGAAAAGGAAATAAAAAATTTTAGCATCAAACATGGGCTTGAGAAACAAATATTACTAATAGGAACAATTCCATGGGAAGAAATATGCTATTACTACAAAATTTCTGATATCTTTGCTAGTCTATCAAAAAGCGAAGTATATCCAATGACGGTAATAGAAGCATTAACTGCTGGAATACCCGCTATTTTAATAAATGATTATATATATAAAGATGTAATAAAAGAGGGAATAAACGGATTCTTAATAAAAAAGTACGAAAACCTATCTAAGTACATCGATAAAGTAATAAAAGATGATAAAACACTAAAAACATTTAAACAAAATGCGAAAAAATACTCTACTAAATTTTCAAGCCATTTTTTTACAAAAAAAATTGAAAATTATTACTCAGAAATTATTGCAAAAAAAAATCATTAA
- a CDS encoding mechanosensitive ion channel family protein — translation MFKEFFIFKDYFNHILESVIGYGLKVSIAIVLWYFLKLIVKKMGKILFKTLEKSRLEEKLEATVFNFLESFFKILTDFIIILIILPYLGVPTTSIVAVFGSLGLAIGLAAQGILSNFVSGFIVLNSKFFKRGDHIKCGDVEGLVENVQIFFTTLKTFNEEIIKIPNSKLTSNFVINFSANPRRRVVFSFQVPHDTNIGLLKDKIEGLMILDNNKFNVEACSPILIVEKYTPFYIVVQVRFFVNTEAFWDFKYFIGESIKNVLLDMKIKFPICFIPFDKSH, via the coding sequence TTGTTTAAGGAGTTTTTTATATTTAAAGATTATTTTAATCATATTCTTGAGAGTGTGATAGGTTATGGTTTAAAAGTTTCGATTGCCATAGTGCTGTGGTATTTTTTAAAGTTAATAGTTAAGAAAATGGGGAAAATCTTATTTAAGACTTTGGAAAAGTCTAGATTAGAGGAAAAGTTAGAGGCTACAGTTTTTAACTTTTTAGAATCTTTTTTCAAAATATTAACAGATTTTATTATTATTTTAATAATATTGCCATATCTTGGGGTGCCTACAACATCCATTGTTGCTGTATTTGGATCATTAGGACTTGCTATTGGGCTTGCTGCCCAAGGTATTTTATCCAATTTTGTTAGCGGATTTATTGTTTTGAATTCTAAATTTTTTAAGCGTGGAGATCATATTAAATGCGGCGATGTTGAAGGGTTAGTTGAGAATGTTCAAATTTTTTTTACTACACTTAAAACATTTAACGAAGAAATTATTAAAATTCCAAACAGTAAGCTTACATCTAATTTTGTTATTAATTTTTCAGCAAATCCTAGAAGAAGAGTTGTGTTTTCTTTTCAAGTTCCTCATGACACAAATATCGGTTTATTGAAAGATAAAATAGAGGGTTTAATGATTCTCGATAATAACAAATTTAATGTTGAGGCCTGTTCTCCTATTCTTATTGTCGAAAAATATACCCCCTTTTATATAGTTGTGCAGGTTCGATTTTTTGTTAATACAGAGGCTTTTTGGGATTTTAAATATTTTATTGGTGAGTCTATTAAAAATGTTTTATTGGATATGAAAATTAAGTTTCCAATTTGTTTTATACCTTTTGATAAGTCACATTAA
- a CDS encoding chromate transporter has translation MTKQMHKKKQKKLYEILDLFLLVFKTTTLTIGGGLIIISELKKILVKKRKIISEDDFNKILATSNVIPGVTAVNFVFLIGKKFGGFPCALLLVVAGILPSIIAIIMVFLYLKLVPDNAQVKKFLEGAKISSIIIMLTVVLKFSKKMLNNSVIKWTICFLVIFAIFKLKIKISYILLIFFLIYTLKYITIKKILTTQKKDIS, from the coding sequence TTGACAAAACAAATGCATAAAAAGAAGCAAAAAAAATTATATGAAATTCTAGACTTGTTTTTACTTGTCTTTAAAACAACAACACTTACAATTGGCGGAGGATTAATAATTATATCTGAGCTTAAAAAAATACTTGTTAAAAAAAGAAAAATAATATCAGAGGACGATTTTAACAAAATACTAGCAACATCAAATGTTATTCCTGGGGTTACAGCAGTTAATTTTGTATTCCTAATAGGAAAAAAATTTGGAGGGTTTCCATGTGCACTTTTACTAGTTGTTGCTGGAATTCTACCTTCCATTATTGCAATAATAATGGTATTCCTTTACCTAAAATTAGTACCAGATAACGCACAAGTTAAAAAATTTTTAGAAGGTGCAAAAATCTCTTCAATTATCATAATGTTAACAGTTGTGTTAAAATTTTCAAAAAAAATGTTAAATAATTCTGTAATAAAATGGACAATATGTTTTCTTGTAATTTTTGCAATTTTTAAATTAAAAATAAAAATATCATATATTCTGCTAATATTCTTTTTAATATATACATTAAAATATATAACAATAAAAAAAATATTAACTACACAGAAAAAGGATATAAGTTGA
- a CDS encoding chromate transporter → MILINLLITFLKIGLLNFGGGNGIAAIINNEIINNKHWITQEEFVNMITISRITPGPIATNIATYVGMKIAGITGAIIATVALITAPILIMVIILLMLHKIGFLNYCLENLKPIIVALWIITIIILLENTYLKIENDKTELLRTLAVVGINFFILFLYNKISPALVIILSGFFYTLI, encoded by the coding sequence TTGATTTTAATAAATTTATTAATTACATTTTTAAAAATCGGATTACTAAATTTCGGAGGTGGCAACGGAATTGCAGCAATAATAAACAATGAAATAATTAATAATAAACATTGGATAACACAAGAAGAATTTGTCAATATGATTACAATATCAAGAATAACCCCAGGACCTATTGCCACAAACATAGCAACATACGTTGGAATGAAAATTGCAGGAATTACAGGAGCCATAATCGCTACAGTAGCATTAATAACAGCTCCAATATTAATAATGGTTATAATCCTACTAATGCTACACAAGATCGGCTTTTTAAATTATTGTCTAGAAAATCTAAAACCTATTATTGTTGCGCTATGGATAATTACAATAATCATTTTGCTTGAAAACACATATTTAAAAATAGAAAACGACAAAACAGAACTTTTAAGAACCTTGGCTGTTGTAGGAATTAATTTTTTTATTTTATTTCTTTATAATAAAATAAGCCCGGCATTAGTAATTATACTTAGCGGATTTTTTTATACATTAATATAA
- the rpoN gene encoding RNA polymerase factor sigma-54 has product MIKQKLKLSQNLNSIQIQTIKILGLNKKELAQLILEESENNECLKIVPNKIFFETLKTYRFKKFFYKEDNMIKNQHDIALEKTHTNTSLKEHLLLQLRIQRINEDELKIGEILINNLNNKGFHIINPYDLFKKEEKEKVKKIIELIQKFDPIGICVPNIIESLILQAKYHKLESNIIKILEKAELLEKTQEKLKEELKIRSKEFNTALEIIRQKLNPNPTIEFKDPEDTNFYVDPDILIINRNNKFEIKIKEVSIFKKELKRTPENPQKQKKAKWLIESLRYRDEILAKIGIAIYTLQKEFLRRGFKSLRPMNLSILSEKINVSKSTISRAIKNKYLKCEWGTILIKELFSSVGGAKTNEFSKLSIKITVKKLLEVNKKMSDKAISAILKSKGISISRRTVNKYRNELKSEKGKIYYGT; this is encoded by the coding sequence ATGATTAAACAAAAATTAAAATTATCTCAAAATTTAAACTCTATTCAAATACAAACAATAAAAATACTAGGTCTTAATAAAAAAGAATTAGCACAGCTTATACTAGAAGAAAGCGAAAATAACGAATGTCTAAAAATAGTCCCAAATAAAATCTTTTTTGAAACATTAAAAACATATAGATTTAAAAAGTTTTTTTACAAAGAAGATAATATGATAAAAAATCAACACGACATAGCTCTTGAAAAAACACACACAAATACTTCTTTAAAAGAGCACCTTTTACTACAATTAAGAATTCAAAGAATAAATGAAGATGAACTTAAAATAGGTGAAATATTAATAAACAATCTAAACAATAAGGGTTTTCATATAATAAACCCTTATGATCTTTTTAAAAAGGAAGAAAAAGAAAAAGTAAAAAAAATAATTGAACTTATTCAAAAATTTGATCCAATTGGAATTTGCGTCCCCAATATAATAGAATCGTTAATTTTACAAGCAAAATATCATAAATTAGAAAGCAATATTATTAAAATCCTTGAAAAAGCAGAACTTCTTGAGAAAACTCAAGAAAAATTAAAAGAAGAGCTCAAAATAAGAAGTAAAGAATTTAATACAGCTTTAGAAATTATAAGACAAAAACTCAACCCCAACCCAACAATCGAATTTAAAGATCCAGAAGACACTAATTTTTATGTTGATCCAGATATATTAATAATAAACCGCAATAACAAATTTGAGATTAAAATCAAAGAAGTTAGCATCTTTAAAAAAGAACTTAAAAGGACGCCTGAAAATCCTCAAAAACAAAAAAAAGCAAAATGGTTAATCGAATCATTACGATATAGAGACGAAATACTTGCAAAAATAGGAATAGCTATATACACACTGCAAAAAGAATTTCTAAGAAGAGGTTTTAAAAGCTTACGGCCAATGAACTTGAGCATTTTATCAGAAAAAATCAATGTATCAAAATCAACAATATCAAGGGCAATAAAAAATAAATATTTAAAATGCGAGTGGGGTACCATATTAATCAAAGAACTCTTTAGCTCTGTTGGTGGAGCAAAAACAAATGAATTTTCAAAATTAAGCATTAAAATAACAGTAAAAAAGTTGTTAGAAGTAAATAAAAAGATGTCAGATAAAGCAATTTCTGCTATACTAAAATCCAAAGGAATCTCTATTTCTAGGAGAACAGTAAACAAGTATAGAAATGAATTGAAATCTGAGAAAGGAAAAATATATTATGGAACCTAA
- a CDS encoding HPF/RaiA family ribosome-associated protein yields MEPKIQTVNYNLNESEKNFILKKLEKFDTHIKKYVENLKITIKKERELFEFDAHVHFNWGKRIHIREDGKILLTLIDRAIGTLYQAATKEKEKRNNK; encoded by the coding sequence ATGGAACCTAAAATTCAAACAGTCAATTATAACTTAAATGAGAGTGAAAAAAATTTTATTCTCAAAAAGCTAGAAAAATTTGATACTCATATCAAAAAATATGTAGAAAATTTAAAAATTACAATCAAAAAAGAACGTGAACTTTTTGAATTCGACGCACACGTTCACTTTAATTGGGGGAAAAGAATACATATAAGAGAAGATGGGAAAATACTTCTAACCCTTATTGATAGAGCAATAGGAACACTTTACCAAGCAGCAACTAAAGAAAAAGAAAAGAGGAATAATAAATAA
- a CDS encoding HPr family phosphocarrier protein gives MQEVEIEIINKDGIHSRSANIISEFANKHSSCDIKITTTDGRKADAKSTFEIIILGIIYKEKVKITVIGKKEKLIIKNLLNLLKYNFSKEL, from the coding sequence ATGCAAGAAGTAGAAATTGAGATAATAAATAAGGATGGAATACATTCAAGATCCGCAAACATCATTTCTGAATTCGCAAATAAACATTCTTCGTGTGATATAAAAATAACAACAACAGATGGTAGAAAAGCTGACGCAAAGTCTACATTCGAAATTATCATATTAGGAATAATATATAAAGAAAAAGTAAAAATAACAGTCATCGGGAAAAAAGAAAAACTAATAATTAAAAATTTGTTAAACTTATTAAAATATAATTTTTCAAAAGAGCTTTAA
- a CDS encoding cation:proton antiporter gives MNKKIFYITMLLHLPNLLFSYSAKDDIEATMSSFVMSLAIIVISSISLGNLVAKIGIPKVIGQITAGIILSPNAFGKIQIPLLFPLGITQIGENYLINEKIFAISTIASIILLFTAGLETNLKLFIKFLPRGGIIGITEVIGTFTSFVLMASIIFNVPMISPTSLFIGIIGTPTSAGIAASILSAQKKMSTSEGVTIISTSIIDDVLSMLMLTSVITISRSISDLDIASSIKSIIQNIVIWLCLTFFLIYISETLSRLLKKLNSVTLATVITLSLALTIASIFQNLGMSFVVGAYVFGLAMSKTDIVYVIQDKLTIFERFFIPIFFTSIGLMSDINEILSKEVLILGLAISAIAIITKSIFCFIPALFLGFNKLGALKIAAGMVPRGEVSLIMANVALSSGFISQKIFGIIIIMVFLPTIIATPIINFLFKINKSGLKKELPIDQNTHICVSFEYDNLAKILVWDLKNELRKEGFFTQQIKNDSSQYINARKNNISFSIKREGSKITFECPNNHLIIMQDLFRETILNLEKITKEVETVSLRAKKLDYSINYDKILSNIKLNKRIKKENIILELKASNKADVIRELLSVINIEIDKERIFQDLMEREKLITTALKEGFAIPHLKTNLISKIHIAIGISHGGIDFNALDKNLSHVFILILCPAKDYVSYPRILASVVGKVDLYKKEILNAKTDKEIYNIIVS, from the coding sequence ATGAACAAAAAAATTTTTTACATAACAATGCTACTACACTTACCTAATCTTCTATTTTCATACTCAGCAAAAGATGACATTGAAGCAACAATGTCATCTTTTGTCATGAGTCTGGCAATCATTGTAATCTCGTCTATTTCACTAGGCAATTTAGTGGCAAAAATAGGAATTCCAAAAGTAATAGGGCAAATAACAGCAGGAATAATTTTAAGTCCAAATGCCTTTGGAAAAATTCAAATACCTTTATTATTTCCATTAGGGATAACTCAAATTGGAGAAAATTATTTAATAAATGAAAAAATATTTGCAATCTCTACCATAGCTTCAATAATATTACTTTTCACGGCTGGACTTGAAACTAACCTAAAATTGTTCATCAAATTTCTGCCACGCGGAGGAATTATTGGAATAACAGAAGTTATTGGCACATTCACAAGTTTTGTATTAATGGCCAGTATAATTTTTAATGTTCCTATGATAAGTCCAACCTCACTTTTTATTGGAATAATTGGAACCCCAACATCAGCAGGAATCGCAGCAAGCATACTCTCAGCACAAAAAAAAATGAGTACTTCAGAAGGGGTAACAATAATCTCAACTTCAATTATTGATGATGTACTTTCAATGCTTATGCTTACAAGCGTAATAACTATATCAAGATCTATATCAGATCTTGATATAGCAAGCTCAATCAAAAGCATAATTCAAAACATAGTAATCTGGCTATGTTTAACTTTCTTTTTAATATATATATCAGAGACACTCTCAAGACTGTTAAAAAAATTAAATAGTGTCACACTAGCAACCGTAATAACACTCTCTCTAGCTCTTACTATTGCAAGCATTTTTCAAAATCTAGGAATGTCTTTTGTTGTTGGAGCTTATGTATTTGGGCTTGCTATGTCAAAAACAGATATTGTATATGTAATTCAAGATAAACTAACAATTTTTGAAAGATTTTTTATCCCAATCTTTTTTACATCAATTGGGCTTATGTCAGATATTAACGAAATACTTTCAAAAGAAGTTCTTATTTTGGGATTGGCAATTAGCGCAATAGCAATAATTACTAAAAGCATATTTTGCTTTATTCCAGCACTTTTTTTGGGATTTAATAAACTTGGAGCCTTAAAAATTGCAGCCGGAATGGTCCCAAGAGGAGAAGTTTCACTTATTATGGCGAATGTAGCATTATCTTCAGGATTTATTAGTCAAAAAATATTTGGAATCATAATAATAATGGTATTTTTGCCAACAATTATTGCAACACCCATAATAAACTTTTTATTCAAAATAAATAAAAGCGGACTTAAAAAAGAACTACCAATAGATCAAAATACACACATATGCGTATCATTTGAGTATGATAATTTAGCCAAAATTCTTGTGTGGGACTTGAAAAATGAATTAAGAAAAGAAGGATTTTTCACACAACAGATTAAAAATGATTCTTCACAATATATTAATGCAAGAAAAAATAATATATCCTTTTCAATAAAAAGAGAAGGTAGCAAAATCACATTCGAATGCCCAAATAATCACTTAATTATAATGCAAGACCTTTTTAGAGAAACAATATTAAACCTAGAAAAAATAACCAAAGAAGTTGAAACAGTCTCTTTAAGAGCAAAAAAACTAGATTACTCAATAAATTATGATAAAATACTTAGTAATATCAAGCTAAATAAAAGAATAAAAAAGGAAAATATTATTCTAGAATTAAAAGCAAGCAACAAGGCTGATGTAATAAGAGAACTTCTAAGCGTAATAAACATTGAAATTGACAAAGAAAGAATATTCCAAGATTTAATGGAGAGAGAAAAATTAATTACTACCGCATTAAAAGAAGGTTTTGCTATCCCCCATTTAAAAACAAATTTAATCTCAAAAATACATATTGCAATAGGAATAAGCCATGGGGGGATTGACTTTAATGCTCTTGACAAAAATTTAAGCCATGTTTTTATATTAATATTATGCCCAGCAAAAGATTATGTTAGCTACCCTAGAATTTTAGCATCTGTTGTAGGCAAAGTTGATCTATATAAAAAAGAAATTTTAAATGCAAAAACAGACAAAGAAATTTACAATATAATAGTGAGCTGA